aagtattttgattataatgtacttttatcgaCATCGATATCGAGAGGTATCCCGGCCATACCACTTTAAAAGGATCAGAAGTTTGTCctactcaaatataaactggtttgcaaatttttaagaGAATACAGCACATATGAATGAAACAATACTAGTATTGATTCATCATTTTTAGGTCAGGTATGCATACCTTATATTAATCCTTTAACACATGCTTATAGTTATACACTGCACTAAGAAGGTCAAAATATGTCCGTTACACGACGAGGTCGTCTATTTTACATTCTATCAATAATAAACTGCACTAGGGCGGCCAGAGCATGTATAAAATCCCAAGTTATTACGTACGCGATAACGTTAAAAAAGCGGGCTCAAAGTATCAATACTGGCGCATTGCATGGTGTTCTTCTGTATCATTGATTGCCCACAAGCGATCTAACCAGTGTAAACACAAGATCCACTTGGACCCTAACCGTCCGCAATGCCTGGGTGAGGAAACGGAAGGAGTGTTCTCAAtggaaggattttttttctctttctattGATTTGCTAGGTTAATAACACAATTTCTACCCCCACCCTCcaccccccgaaaaaaaaaccaatctgaaaacaaatcaacaaataaagaaaagaaaaattccatacATGTGCAATGAAAGGTTTATGCACGTGTATTTAATGCAGTAACATTTTGATTAAGGACCATCCTATTAATTACATGTTTTCTACGTTtaacatttatgaaaatgaaatttatacaaatatacactTAAACCTATGCGCATGTAAAGTGTACTTAAATTCATAATGGGTGTCAAAAGTCGTAATATGTTGCATATTAAAATGCAcgatttgaaatgaaaacaattacgTTAAATGCAAGGTTCATATATACTTTagtaaattttacaattatatttaaCCCTGCATTTAAAAGACGGATTTTAGGATTTTTGTAAGACAGAGATTTATGTATTCTATATAAGGACACATCCCATTCATGCGTATATTGTGTTATGATGAATGAATCGTTAATTAATGTTTTTACGTCTCTGAATTACAAACGAATACTAATACTCGCATTATTAAGAGTGCCAATACATTAATTACTATATAGACTCGTCTATAAACGAGTGCTCTAATGTCGATACATACAAGTAGACCTAGCTGACcaagcattgaaaaaaaaagcctTTCCATGTGAGAAATGAATAGAAACACAGATAAAAGAAATGAATACTTGATCTTTAATCGATTGTGTAAACAATCTTGCATTGCTGAAATATTGGATTGCTTCGTAAAACTCGGAAGCAAAAAAGGAGGGAGTTGgaggggatgggggggggggggggcgtgagAACAAACCCCACACACCGTGATAGGTATAGGGGATGGCTAAATGATATACAGACATGTGAGTGAAGAAAAGATAAAAGTTCCCCCTTGATATTGGGGCGATATCTCCGGCCGGTGACTATTATCAGATTATGTTTATATTGAGGCATGCAGTATCTGCATCCCTTAGTTTTGACCTGGATTTTCCATCCAACAGGTCCAGgcatagatatatatataattcacaCAGTGTAAGCAAGGGGATGGTAAGATATGCAAATATGGGGGCATAAAAGTGGAGAGGGTCCCCCCGTAATCTCACTTGAATCTCGTGATGGGGGGACTAATGACTCCATCCACCAATCGCCGCTGATATTAATAGGTCGCTACATTTACCACTTATGATTCGTGTAATAACGAGTAGTGATAAgacaattatttttcttttcattcatAAGACATTGTACGTTAAGTCGCCTCGTATACATTTACAAACCGGCAGGCCACAGAAGTGTCTCGTTCGCCTTGACGTATTATAGCGAGCCCAACAGGTATATACATCATTATTCAAGCAAACGACAATATTATTTATACTGCACCACGTGGAGTGAATGAGAGAGAAAATAGACAGAAAAAATCTACCTACAACATTTACAGACGACACACATAGACTAGTAGAAGAAACTTAAATGCATTGATTGGTGACGgcggaaaaaataaaattgatagcGTCTTTGCCCATGTACTGACATCGAACAACTTCGTTACTGGACGGATAGACAGAAGAAGGGACACGCACCACATTGATCCGGAGTGAGGTAATATATTCGCGGCCATGGAAGATTTCCTTCCGCTGTGCTCTAGCTTGGAGAGGGAGCAGTTCACGTTACAGCGACTCAACTCATCCGGTGAGGAGGCGGAAGTAACGTACGACGGATGCCGGAGCAGCAGTCCATCTTCCTCAGTTTGGAGTTTAGATAGCATGGACGACGAAGTGTACTTGGAATACTTGTTCTCTCAGGGACTCGCGGACAGTATAGAAAAGCCCGACCCGGTGAGTCCAGAAATCGTCACCAAATGTAGCCCCAAAGTCTCTTCCTTCTGTGATTCGTACTGTAGCCAGTTTTTTAACATTGACCAATCGCTGTCGCCAGCGTCGTCGTGTGGTGACCGTTCCGGTAGGGACGACGTTTTCGAAGAGGAATCTTCTAGTCCCGAGTCGCCGGACAGTGAATTCGTTGTACTGGGAGTTGGACTGGAAAGTTTAATGCATAATTACTGTGCAAAGCCCACCAACGAAAACAATGTAAGTGAATATAAGATTGATTTACCCAAAAATACTCAGTTTGTGGCTTACTCTAAAGGCCATCACGTTAGTATCACTAGGCAACCGCTGTCTCACTCGTCTGCTAACTCGCTACTTTCGCATACTAGTCTCCTCAATACCATTGCCTCAGCAGGCGCTGTTTCGAAACCAACGATTCCAAGAGCAACAAACGCATCCGGAACCAAAGACCCCAAAAACGACGAGAAAATATACCACTGCACCTATAATGGATGCAACAAAGTTTACAGCAAGAGCTCTCATTTGAAAGCTCACTTGCGGCGACATACGGGTGAGAAACCATTCTCCTGCACTTGGCCCGGCTGCGGATGGAGGTTTTCACGCTCGGATGAACTTGCACGGCATAAACGATCGCATTCAGGAATTAAACCGTATCAGTGCAAAATTTGTGAGAAAAAGTTTTCGAGGTCCGACCATCTTTCGAAGCATTTAAAAGTTCATAGAAAACGATAATTTTATGtgacctatatatatatattgaaatccGGTATCCTGCCAAAACTTTATACATATAGCAATTTAACAAAGATAACAGCGTGTGTTCGAAGAAAAATACTTAAACAATATGGTGCTATTAAATGAAAGCTTGGAAGCAAggaaagaataaaatgaaatccaGATAGATAAAAAGTAGTGTGTATGTGTTATATCAACCGAAactcatgaatattgcattttgTGCTTGTTGGGAGTCTAAGATTCATCATTCTTCGTCTTGACTGCCTTCGATTTGctgaaaaatgtatgaagtaaACATTCTCGATAAAAATGGTAGAGAATAGAATGGCGTGACCAAGTTTGATCGATGATGGAACTCGACGAGATATTCAGGAGCCTGAGTTCAGAACTATCCTCTTATAAAGCATTAATCAATAGGGAGAGCCTTAAATGTAGAAAACTGTCTCGAGCCATCATATTACGCATGCTTTCATGTAAAACAAAATCGACTTCATTCAATAACACTGTTGCTATCAGTTGGTACGGATCTCAAGGTTTTTTTCTCTGATGGTTTTTCAGAATGCATTCCACCGAAATTCTTTGTAAGTCGATAATCTGTGCCCAGCACCAGATGTAAAAGGTTgtactttcatttttattcccttcatgtcacccccccccccccatccagtTCATTTATTTCATCACATAGGTAATTGTTTTCAGTTAAATCTCATCAGTAAAGTCATGTATATCCATTTGTTTTGCATATGGTAGTGTattcgaagaaaaaaaaagctctAAAAGCACATTGTGATAGTGTAGATTGTCCCATTGTCTTAGTGCGTGTCACAGCCCCGGGCAAGAAttcatatatttgaaacatttagtTATGTTGATTATTCCGAAAACAACAACGCTATCAGAACCATTCATTATCTGTCCATGCATAGCTAGAATTTATTTTATACACAGTGTCAAAAAAGTCCCCCTAGTCCAATtaattgaaattctttttcttttccttttgtATATGACAACGTGAGAAAGGTTTTTCTGGCTGTATAGGTGAATGAATATAAGTgctcatttgtattttttatgtgttCTTATTTCTTATTCCATTgtgaaaagagagagagagagagagagagagagagagagagagagagagagagagagagagagagagagagagacgtaaGTGGTGCGTATAAAAGTCTATGCATaaattcatctttttatttaattctcATTTTATTTTGGTCATATACTTGCCGGGAGATGttgcaaaatatttattgaCTTGTTAGATAATATTAATGTTGACAGTGCAATATGCTACATAACATGAAGCATGTCTCTCTACAATTAAGTAGGTTTTTGGGAGAGATGAGAGAtcgagagaaaaagagagaaagaatcTTAAATGCAGACTGAATCATATTGCATTACTAATCGGCTGGGCTGGTTTCCGCCGAATCATTTTACCTACTCAAAGCTGAACAAAGTAATTTATTAGAGTTTGTCCCTACCATGCCATGTTGAAACAACACGATGGAACTCACAAGTTAATTTCTCGTTTTTTAAGTTCTTAAATTACACCATGCAAACAATTGCATATACCTTTTtgtgttgttgattttttgtcTCTTAAAAAGGTGTTAACGTTACCTAAGGGAAAACCCATGCGTCAGGTTGTTTTAACCTCCTAATAATTTGTCTTATTAAGCCCAACATGTGACTAGGTGTGATGCACACGTCTGAGTCTGTGTATGTTGAATTAACATGAATGGAGTACCAAGTGCCCCTTCACCTTGTTTGACACCAGACGTCATGTATAAATGTGTATCATTTTTCTATATGAATACAACATTCCTAAACAGGTatagcaagtttttttttaacttgtgcAACATCGGAATAGGTCGATTTTTATAGTATTACGAAATCCACAACGGATTTTTCCCCTACACGTACTTTTAAAAACCAGGCTAAAAGGTTCCATTTTTGCATCAAGAAAGAACAACGTTGCGAATTTGAAACATGGCATGGCTCTCTGGAATGCTAAACAATTTACATTAAATTACTTAATTTGCATAAAGTCTTATAAATTAGATTtcttaatgaaacaaaaaattgttttattgcgTTGAGCGCAACTCTCTGATTCGACTTTAATTACTTTCATTGATTCATTACATGTATTGGATATATTGTTATTGATGATGTATGATTTGAATGGGATATTTTTGTTCAGTGTGTACATGTGTTGTAAGTTTAATAGTCTATGCACTCTATTTCCAATTACATCACAAGTcttattttacaattaattcaTGTTATATATTGctgtatgtatacatgtgtaatttTAGTGGTgctaaacatgtttaaaaactcGTGATTGTTAGATTAATGAATTGATCAATGTTAACTTAGTATTTACACCAATGAAATCTTAAACATGATTTTACAAATTGtatttggtttctttttttctaaaccTATATGCACTCAAAATGATATAATGGTCAACATTTTTCAGCCGGCTGAAAtggaaataattatatttattctctctctctctctctctctctctctctctctctctctctctctctctctctctctctctacattTTCACTACATGTAATCGAATGGGGTAGCCCCTTTCTCGTCGCTAGTTGACGTGTCTAAAGCGAGatgatatatatttgataatgttgataaaacatATACTTCAAGTTCTGAACATACACATTTCCCTacaattaaatcaatatttgaacTATTGCCAGCCGGGTATGATTGagaaatcatatttcatatttatctAATGCACTTGTTATAGTTAACCAGGATAGTATCTA
This genomic window from Crassostrea angulata isolate pt1a10 chromosome 8, ASM2561291v2, whole genome shotgun sequence contains:
- the LOC128159944 gene encoding transcription factor Sp9-like encodes the protein MEDFLPLCSSLEREQFTLQRLNSSGEEAEVTYDGCRSSSPSSSVWSLDSMDDEVYLEYLFSQGLADSIEKPDPVSPEIVTKCSPKVSSFCDSYCSQFFNIDQSLSPASSCGDRSGRDDVFEEESSSPESPDSEFVVLGVGLESLMHNYCAKPTNENNVSEYKIDLPKNTQFVAYSKGHHVSITRQPLSHSSANSLLSHTSLLNTIASAGAVSKPTIPRATNASGTKDPKNDEKIYHCTYNGCNKVYSKSSHLKAHLRRHTGEKPFSCTWPGCGWRFSRSDELARHKRSHSGIKPYQCKICEKKFSRSDHLSKHLKVHRKR